A DNA window from Desulfofalx alkaliphila DSM 12257 contains the following coding sequences:
- the mnhG gene encoding monovalent cation/H(+) antiporter subunit G, whose protein sequence is MSGNDLIELGIAIIILIGTIFGFLSAVGFIRLPDIYNRAHAISKTSTLSVLFVLIGTFLYFLILERYFSIKLFLGIFFVFLTSPVSAHVILRAAYYSNVELAEENVQDDLKDYVMSAANEQK, encoded by the coding sequence TTGAGCGGAAATGATTTAATTGAGTTAGGTATTGCCATAATCATTTTAATAGGGACAATCTTTGGTTTCCTTAGTGCCGTTGGCTTTATTCGTCTACCCGATATTTATAACCGTGCCCATGCCATTTCGAAAACTTCCACCTTAAGTGTTTTATTTGTTCTCATTGGCACTTTTCTTTATTTCCTAATTCTGGAAAGATATTTTAGCATTAAACTGTTCTTAGGGATATTCTTTGTTTTTTTAACTTCACCGGTTTCTGCCCATGTAATCTTGCGGGCTGCCTATTACTCAAATGTAGAACTTGCTGAGGAGAACGTTCAAGATGATTTAAAAGACTATGTCATGTCCGCAGCAAATGAACAAAAATGA
- a CDS encoding monovalent cation/H+ antiporter complex subunit F, which translates to MIKWILFCSLFFLLLTVTAIMYRLVKGPTAPERVQALDALSTNIIAGVAIFSVLLRNTAFFELILLIGILSFIGTIAFGKFIERGVIIERK; encoded by the coding sequence ATGATTAAATGGATACTCTTTTGCTCACTGTTTTTTTTATTGTTAACGGTGACTGCCATAATGTATCGGCTGGTGAAGGGCCCCACCGCCCCCGAACGGGTTCAGGCATTGGATGCCTTAAGCACTAACATTATTGCCGGGGTGGCAATCTTTTCTGTGCTGTTGAGAAACACTGCCTTTTTTGAATTAATACTCTTGATTGGCATTTTGTCCTTCATTGGAACCATCGCATTTGGCAAGTTTATTGAGCGAGGTGTTATCATTGAGCGGAAATGA
- a CDS encoding Na+/H+ antiporter subunit E gives MPIQVLINLFIGFLWMFFQDSWSALTFLGGYTFGLLVIFILRRFFPTKFYLFTLYAALRLFLIFMYELFMSSILVIRKIITPKINIKPGIFSFKTTLESDIEVTLLALLITLTPGSVVMEISSDNKILYVHTMDMPELSIAVIQSMDRFEEAIKKVTRND, from the coding sequence ATGCCCATACAGGTATTAATCAATTTGTTTATTGGTTTTTTATGGATGTTTTTTCAGGATAGTTGGAGCGCCTTAACCTTTTTAGGTGGCTATACTTTTGGTTTGCTTGTTATATTTATTCTGCGCCGGTTCTTCCCTACAAAATTTTATCTGTTTACCTTATATGCTGCGCTAAGACTGTTTCTTATCTTTATGTATGAGCTGTTTATGTCCAGTATTTTAGTGATCCGAAAAATTATTACCCCAAAAATTAACATTAAACCCGGAATTTTTTCATTTAAGACCACCTTGGAAAGTGATATTGAAGTTACACTGCTAGCTCTCCTTATTACTTTAACTCCGGGTTCAGTTGTAATGGAAATCTCTTCGGATAATAAAATACTTTATGTTCATACCATGGATATGCCGGAACTCAGTATTGCAGTTATACAATCAATGGACAGATTTGAAGAAGCAATTAAGAAGGTGACAAGAAATGATTAA
- a CDS encoding Na+/H+ antiporter subunit D, whose protein sequence is MNNLVILPIILPIIGGMLMVILREYLWFHRLLTLAVTLAIGAVSILLMEQIKIDGIQTLQLGGWAAPFGISLVADMFAILLVLVTAIVTFCCVLYAFSSIGIERERHYFYPLCLFLIAGVNGSFLTGDIFNLFVCFEVMLVASYVLISLGGEKIQLNESIKYVLINMISSFLFLVAIASLYAITGTINLAHLSVRIAEVGQGGLITTVAFLFLIVFSLKAGLFLYYWLPGSYSAPPAAISAIFAALLTKVGIYAIIRTFSLIFYHQPEVTHLFIGVLAAATMVLGAIGAVAYWDIKKIITYTVVVGVGFILAGFASFTMAGMTGALYYLIHDMIVKALLFLSAGATIHLSGTSKIREMSGFIRLHPRLGWMFFIAALSLSGIPPLSGFLGKVFITEGTFQADYFWLGAIGLFTSLMVLYAVMKIFMNVFWGYTNYTAETLKGTAKGLLLPIGILTGLTIALGLGAEGIHEYVDLAVTGLMEQNMYIEAVLGENRR, encoded by the coding sequence ATGAATAATTTAGTTATACTGCCCATAATTTTGCCAATAATAGGCGGAATGCTGATGGTTATTTTAAGAGAATATCTATGGTTTCATCGGTTATTAACTCTGGCAGTGACATTAGCCATTGGAGCAGTATCTATTTTATTAATGGAGCAAATAAAAATAGATGGTATTCAAACCCTGCAATTGGGTGGATGGGCGGCCCCCTTTGGTATTAGTCTGGTGGCAGATATGTTTGCCATATTGCTTGTTTTAGTCACCGCCATTGTAACTTTTTGTTGTGTTTTATATGCTTTTTCATCCATTGGAATCGAGAGGGAAAGACATTACTTTTATCCCCTATGTTTATTCCTTATTGCCGGCGTAAACGGTTCCTTTTTAACCGGTGATATATTTAACTTATTTGTTTGCTTTGAGGTAATGCTGGTTGCCTCATATGTGCTTATTTCCTTAGGTGGAGAAAAGATACAACTGAATGAATCCATTAAGTATGTGTTAATCAATATGATTTCTTCATTTCTCTTTCTGGTGGCCATCGCATCACTATATGCCATAACCGGTACCATAAATTTGGCTCACCTATCTGTACGCATAGCAGAAGTGGGGCAAGGCGGCCTGATAACCACAGTTGCCTTTTTATTTTTAATTGTTTTTAGTTTAAAGGCCGGTTTATTTCTCTACTACTGGCTTCCGGGGTCTTACAGTGCTCCGCCGGCCGCCATCTCGGCTATATTTGCCGCCCTATTGACCAAGGTGGGAATATATGCCATTATTCGCACATTTTCCCTGATATTCTACCATCAACCGGAGGTAACCCACCTATTTATAGGAGTTTTGGCCGCAGCGACCATGGTTTTAGGGGCAATTGGAGCGGTGGCCTACTGGGATATTAAAAAAATCATTACCTATACTGTGGTGGTGGGAGTGGGCTTCATTCTGGCGGGATTTGCCTCTTTTACCATGGCAGGAATGACCGGGGCCTTGTATTACTTAATTCATGATATGATTGTTAAAGCGCTGCTTTTCCTTTCTGCCGGCGCAACTATTCATTTGAGCGGCACCAGTAAGATCAGGGAAATGAGTGGCTTCATCCGCTTGCATCCCCGGTTGGGGTGGATGTTTTTTATCGCCGCCCTGTCTTTATCAGGCATACCACCATTAAGCGGTTTTCTCGGCAAAGTTTTTATCACAGAAGGAACATTCCAGGCTGATTACTTTTGGCTGGGCGCAATTGGGCTTTTCACCAGCCTTATGGTGCTGTACGCTGTGATGAAAATCTTTATGAACGTTTTTTGGGGATATACAAACTATACTGCCGAAACATTAAAGGGAACAGCAAAAGGATTATTACTGCCCATCGGCATTCTCACCGGCTTAACTATTGCCCTTGGATTAGGTGCAGAGGGGATTCATGAATACGTGGATCTGGCTGTAACAGGGCTGATGGAACAAAATATGTATATAGAAGCTGTTTTAGGAGAAAATCGCCGCTAG
- a CDS encoding Na(+)/H(+) antiporter subunit C: METYMSIMIGVLFAIGTYLILTKRLLRIALGTSIIGHGVNLLLLTAGGLKKGAPPLLGLKEQSFTDPLPQALILTAIVINFATTALFIVLCYRAYKVSGTDDIEQLRGHGNE; the protein is encoded by the coding sequence ATGGAAACATACATGTCAATAATGATTGGGGTTTTATTTGCCATAGGAACTTATTTAATATTAACTAAAAGATTATTAAGGATTGCCTTAGGCACATCTATTATCGGTCATGGTGTCAATTTGCTCCTCCTTACAGCGGGAGGCTTAAAAAAGGGAGCTCCTCCCCTCCTTGGGTTAAAGGAGCAGTCTTTTACTGATCCCTTGCCCCAGGCCCTTATATTAACGGCCATAGTAATTAACTTTGCCACAACTGCTTTATTTATAGTTTTATGTTACCGAGCTTACAAAGTATCGGGAACAGATGACATCGAACAATTGAGAGGTCATGGAAATGAATAA
- a CDS encoding Na(+)/H(+) antiporter subunit B, with the protein MREPNNVILRTVTRVTVVIILTFAINLFISGHHNPGGGFIGGLTFVAAITLLFIIHGIDKVRKNIPLDFKVVAAIGILISVFTGVMGMITGDPFLTQTSNYVNLPIFGKTEVATAVLFDVGVALAVIGTSLTIIMTIGDDR; encoded by the coding sequence GTGAGGGAGCCGAATAATGTAATTTTGCGTACTGTTACCAGAGTAACAGTGGTGATCATACTTACATTCGCCATAAATTTATTTATCTCCGGTCATCATAACCCCGGTGGAGGATTTATTGGTGGCCTGACCTTTGTGGCGGCTATTACCCTACTGTTTATTATCCACGGCATTGATAAGGTTAGAAAAAATATCCCCTTAGATTTTAAGGTGGTTGCGGCAATAGGAATATTAATCTCTGTTTTTACAGGTGTAATGGGCATGATCACCGGTGACCCCTTTTTAACGCAAACAAGTAATTATGTTAATCTGCCCATTTTCGGGAAGACAGAGGTGGCCACAGCCGTTTTATTTGATGTTGGGGTAGCCTTAGCAGTGATCGGAACATCCTTAACCATTATTATGACCATAGGGGATGATCGTTAG
- a CDS encoding Na+/H+ antiporter subunit A, translating to MSLFHLIILFPFLYAVVVPFLYRKFLPKIHTGWFVLLAPLAIFAFLLSYMPLVSSGKTIQMTAPWIPAYDINFTAYIDGLSLLFGLIITGIGVLVVLYSIYYMSKKREALHNFYIYLLLFMGAMLGLVFSDNIFTLYVFWEITSISSFLLIAYWFQRDKSRYGALKSMLITIFGGLSMLAGLILLSIITDTYSIQVMMSKADIIQTHPLLVPAIVLILLGAFTKSAQFPFSIWLPDAMEAPTPVSAYLHSATMVKAGIYLVARFTPAFGGIPEWFWFVSIIGLFTLLYGSFNAVKQTDLKALLAFSTVSQLGLIMSLLGLGSAALYFDIGPSGTVYTIAVFAALFHLMNHSTFKGCLFMVVGIIDLQTGTRDIRRLGGLMHLMPISFTLAVIGSFAMAGLPPFNGFLSKELFFTATLKASDMSFFHMDSFGTIVPVVAWIASVFTFIYCMIIIFKTFTGKQKFNQADKQIREAPFGMLISPLILAATVVVIFLFPNYFSQYLLQPAWAAVLPTFAQRDLLDINISAWHGFNTELFMTIGIVAVGTLMYKYLKKWYGIYRFYPKALTLNHLYALALEKTEALSLSITKGYMTGFVRDYLVYIFTFIIVIIGGALYLLGDLSMDTGNDALVNAYEFALIIGTVILAALVLVARSRLTAIIAVGALGFLVVFFFVIFRAPDLALTQLVVETITTVLFLLCFYHLPKLKKENSPIQFKAANALVSLGVGIVITIVALSANGNRLFESISSYYEDAYELAGAKNIVNAILVDFRGFDTMLEILVLTMAGLGVYALVKLRLTGSEKSEGAE from the coding sequence ATGTCTTTGTTTCACTTGATAATTCTTTTTCCATTCCTATACGCCGTAGTAGTTCCTTTTCTATATAGAAAATTCCTGCCCAAAATCCATACCGGTTGGTTTGTCCTTTTGGCCCCTCTGGCTATTTTTGCTTTTCTGTTATCCTATATGCCTCTTGTCTCCTCCGGGAAAACAATTCAAATGACAGCCCCATGGATTCCTGCCTATGACATTAATTTTACTGCATATATTGACGGGCTATCCCTGTTGTTTGGATTGATAATAACCGGAATCGGTGTGCTTGTAGTTCTTTATTCCATCTATTATATGTCCAAAAAGCGGGAGGCCTTACACAATTTCTATATATATTTACTCTTATTTATGGGGGCCATGCTCGGACTGGTTTTTTCCGATAACATTTTTACTTTGTATGTCTTCTGGGAAATAACCAGCATTTCTTCCTTCCTGTTAATTGCCTATTGGTTTCAAAGGGATAAGTCCAGATATGGCGCCTTGAAGTCCATGCTGATCACTATTTTCGGTGGACTGTCAATGTTAGCAGGTCTAATCCTGCTTTCAATAATCACAGACACCTACAGCATACAGGTAATGATGAGCAAGGCAGATATCATCCAGACCCATCCATTACTTGTTCCTGCAATAGTACTGATTCTGCTGGGAGCATTTACAAAATCCGCACAATTTCCCTTTAGTATCTGGCTGCCGGATGCCATGGAAGCTCCTACTCCCGTCAGTGCATACCTACACTCGGCCACAATGGTGAAAGCCGGCATATACTTGGTGGCCCGTTTTACCCCTGCCTTTGGTGGCATTCCCGAATGGTTCTGGTTTGTCTCCATCATCGGTTTGTTCACTCTCTTGTATGGCTCCTTTAATGCTGTAAAACAGACCGACTTAAAGGCATTGCTGGCTTTTTCAACCGTTAGCCAATTGGGACTAATAATGAGTTTGTTAGGATTAGGGTCTGCTGCCTTATATTTTGATATTGGGCCCAGCGGCACGGTGTACACAATAGCTGTTTTTGCAGCCCTTTTCCATTTAATGAACCACTCCACCTTTAAAGGCTGTTTGTTCATGGTTGTGGGCATTATTGACCTTCAAACCGGTACCCGAGATATCAGAAGGTTAGGCGGCTTAATGCACCTGATGCCCATTTCCTTTACTCTGGCTGTGATAGGCAGTTTTGCAATGGCCGGTTTACCTCCCTTTAACGGGTTTTTAAGTAAAGAATTATTCTTTACCGCCACTTTAAAGGCCTCAGACATGTCCTTTTTCCATATGGACTCATTTGGGACTATAGTGCCGGTGGTTGCCTGGATTGCCAGTGTTTTTACCTTTATATACTGTATGATAATTATTTTTAAAACCTTCACGGGAAAACAGAAATTTAATCAGGCCGATAAACAAATACGCGAGGCTCCCTTTGGTATGTTAATTTCCCCGCTAATACTGGCGGCTACGGTAGTGGTCATATTCTTATTTCCCAATTACTTCTCCCAGTATTTATTACAGCCGGCCTGGGCCGCTGTTTTACCGACCTTTGCCCAAAGGGATTTGTTAGACATCAATATCAGTGCCTGGCACGGTTTTAACACCGAATTATTTATGACCATTGGCATAGTGGCTGTGGGAACTTTAATGTATAAATACTTAAAGAAATGGTACGGTATCTATCGTTTCTACCCGAAAGCCTTAACCTTAAACCATCTGTATGCACTGGCCTTGGAAAAAACCGAAGCCCTGTCCTTGTCCATAACCAAAGGCTATATGACCGGTTTTGTACGTGATTATCTGGTGTATATTTTTACCTTCATTATTGTAATTATCGGAGGGGCCTTATATTTACTGGGCGACCTATCTATGGACACCGGCAATGATGCATTGGTCAACGCTTACGAATTTGCACTGATCATTGGCACGGTTATTTTGGCAGCATTGGTTCTTGTGGCAAGGTCAAGGTTAACAGCTATTATTGCCGTTGGGGCCTTGGGCTTTCTTGTGGTTTTCTTCTTTGTTATTTTCAGGGCACCGGACCTGGCTCTCACCCAGCTGGTTGTGGAGACCATAACAACAGTTTTATTTCTACTGTGTTTTTACCATTTGCCTAAACTTAAGAAAGAAAACAGCCCCATCCAATTTAAGGCGGCAAATGCATTGGTTTCCCTTGGTGTGGGCATTGTTATAACAATTGTGGCTTTGTCGGCAAACGGCAACCGATTATTTGAATCCATTTCAAGTTATTATGAGGATGCCTATGAACTGGCAGGGGCTAAGAATATTGTAAACGCCATTTTGGTTGATTTTCGGGGCTTTGATACAATGCTGGAAATCTTAGTGTTAACTATGGCAGGGTTAGGAGTATATGCATTGGTCAAGCTGCGTCTGACAGGGAGTGAAAAGAGTGAGGGAGCCGAATAA
- a CDS encoding universal stress protein produces the protein MTIKKERMDESILVCVYYGPNGARLIRRGCKIADMLNCPLYILTVDPKPFDELDAEKSNYITKWKQLAEEHKAEAFILKDNEKRPVYKVIAEVAREKGITQIIIGQTAQSRWEQIAKGSIINSLLREIPFVDLHIVSVARFLKNHEGNFEKGVRAYLVKEDGYYRLVFKHTKEVVYEGIFFKEIGTDFNNGIFKFMKDKETLQVAVAEDIVKELVSVDFDESSSVQ, from the coding sequence TTGACAATTAAAAAAGAACGCATGGATGAAAGCATCCTTGTTTGTGTCTATTATGGGCCAAACGGTGCACGGCTAATACGACGGGGTTGTAAAATTGCGGATATGCTTAACTGCCCCCTTTATATTTTAACCGTTGACCCAAAACCATTTGATGAATTGGATGCTGAAAAATCTAACTATATCACCAAATGGAAACAGTTGGCGGAAGAACATAAGGCCGAAGCCTTTATACTCAAGGACAATGAAAAACGCCCGGTTTATAAGGTGATTGCAGAGGTGGCCCGGGAAAAGGGGATCACGCAAATAATTATTGGCCAAACAGCCCAAAGCCGCTGGGAACAAATTGCTAAGGGTTCTATTATCAACTCTTTATTACGTGAAATTCCCTTTGTGGATCTCCACATTGTCTCAGTTGCGCGGTTTCTCAAGAATCATGAAGGAAACTTCGAAAAAGGCGTACGGGCGTACCTTGTAAAGGAAGATGGATACTACCGGCTGGTTTTTAAACACACAAAAGAAGTTGTATACGAAGGTATCTTTTTTAAGGAAATTGGCACAGACTTTAATAACGGCATCTTTAAATTTATGAAAGATAAAGAAACTTTACAGGTTGCCGTGGCAGAAGATATTGTAAAAGAGTTAGTCAGTGTGGATTTCGATGAGAGTTCAAGTGTTCAATGA
- a CDS encoding site-specific integrase — protein sequence MEYVHPIKDIQCIDAIKGVLGRQSQRNLLLFVLGINTGLRVSDLLALKVGDVWEGNKSKEFIYVYNDRSGKEKAFYINSKVRAELEKYMSLSQLTERDYLFKSQKNNQPITRQQAYRIINNAAKQVGINGKIGTHTLRKTFGYHAYRKGIAISILMEIFNHSTPAETLRYIGIDSLENRLIKVDVNL from the coding sequence GTGGAATACGTCCATCCCATTAAAGATATCCAATGTATTGATGCCATTAAGGGCGTTTTAGGGCGACAATCCCAGAGAAACCTCTTGCTTTTTGTATTAGGTATTAATACGGGATTGCGGGTCAGTGATTTGTTGGCGTTAAAAGTCGGTGATGTGTGGGAAGGTAATAAAAGTAAAGAATTCATATACGTATATAATGATAGAAGTGGGAAAGAAAAGGCTTTCTATATAAATAGTAAAGTGCGGGCAGAATTAGAAAAATATATGTCCCTTTCCCAGTTAACGGAAAGGGACTATCTCTTTAAATCACAAAAGAACAATCAACCTATCACACGGCAGCAAGCTTACCGGATTATCAACAATGCTGCAAAACAGGTTGGCATTAATGGAAAAATCGGCACCCATACCTTAAGGAAAACCTTTGGCTACCATGCCTACCGTAAAGGTATTGCCATCTCAATTTTAATGGAGATTTTTAATCATAGCACCCCGGCCGAAACACTAAGGTACATTGGCATTGACAGCCTTGAAAACCGGTTAATAAAAGTGGATGTGAACTTATAA
- a CDS encoding flavodoxin family protein translates to MLIIALNGSPNKNGNTAFLLQEAMEVIRSQGAETKIFNLAEAVADAKHPFCICCSTPCSGVCYKGTMLEQMFNDLRQADGIICGSPVYFGTASAQMKAFWDKTRALRKDKALIDVVGASITSGSSRFGGQESAARAMHEIMLTHGMTVVGDGYYADDAGHQAACAQRPVSQDQEGIKRTRILAKRVVDLARATAEMRANNRNK, encoded by the coding sequence ATGCTGATAATTGCTTTAAACGGCAGCCCAAACAAAAATGGTAACACCGCTTTTTTATTACAGGAGGCAATGGAAGTTATCCGGTCTCAGGGTGCAGAAACAAAGATATTTAACTTGGCTGAGGCGGTGGCCGATGCTAAGCACCCCTTTTGTATCTGCTGTTCAACGCCCTGCAGTGGGGTATGCTATAAAGGTACCATGTTAGAGCAAATGTTTAATGACCTGAGGCAGGCAGACGGCATTATTTGCGGCAGTCCCGTTTATTTTGGCACAGCATCTGCACAGATGAAAGCCTTTTGGGATAAAACCCGCGCCCTGCGCAAAGATAAGGCCTTGATAGATGTGGTGGGTGCCTCTATAACCAGTGGCTCATCTCGTTTTGGCGGCCAGGAAAGTGCAGCCCGGGCAATGCATGAAATTATGCTTACCCACGGAATGACTGTGGTGGGCGACGGTTACTACGCTGATGATGCCGGTCACCAGGCGGCATGCGCACAAAGGCCTGTTTCCCAAGACCAAGAAGGAATTAAAAGAACCCGAATTTTGGCAAAACGGGTGGTAGACCTGGCAAGGGCCACAGCTGAGATGCGTGCTAATAATCGTAACAAATAA
- a CDS encoding deoxyguanosinetriphosphate triphosphohydrolase: MISRYITEDMEEKLLSPFAVRSKESRGRLRSEPQCSLRTAFQRDRDRIIHSKGFRRLKQKTQVFIIPEGDHYRTRLTHTLEVSQIARTIARALRLNEDLTEAIALGHDLGHTPFGHAGEEALDEIHPGGFKHNKQSLRVVDYLEGDRGLNLTWEVRDGILNHTGPGIPSTLEGQVVRLADRIAYINHDIDDAIRGGLLNIEQLPQECLQILGRKHSERINTMVCDVVQTSIGKDSVVMSDEIKLAMKQLRQYMFDHVYIGSEAKREEAKAKQVVQYLYNYFCRHPMHLPREFKQYDDETKQNVVDYIAGMTDRYAIRVYQKIFLPSPWVDKEEMFNLF; the protein is encoded by the coding sequence TTGATCAGTCGCTACATAACAGAGGATATGGAAGAGAAGTTGCTTTCGCCCTTTGCTGTTCGCAGCAAAGAAAGCCGGGGTCGATTAAGATCGGAGCCCCAATGCTCATTGCGCACTGCCTTTCAAAGGGACAGGGATCGAATCATTCATTCCAAGGGTTTTCGCCGGTTAAAACAAAAAACCCAGGTGTTTATTATACCGGAGGGTGACCATTATCGCACCAGGCTAACCCATACCTTAGAGGTATCCCAAATTGCCCGCACCATAGCCAGAGCATTGCGTTTAAATGAAGACCTAACGGAGGCAATAGCTTTAGGCCATGATTTGGGTCATACCCCCTTTGGTCATGCCGGAGAAGAGGCTTTAGACGAGATACATCCCGGAGGCTTTAAGCACAATAAACAGAGTTTGCGCGTGGTAGATTACCTGGAGGGTGACCGGGGGCTAAACCTTACATGGGAAGTGCGGGATGGCATATTAAACCATACCGGGCCGGGTATTCCGTCTACCCTGGAAGGTCAAGTGGTTAGACTGGCTGATCGTATTGCCTATATCAATCACGATATTGATGATGCAATAAGGGGGGGATTGCTAAACATTGAGCAACTTCCCCAAGAGTGTTTGCAGATCCTGGGCCGCAAGCACAGCGAACGAATTAATACCATGGTGTGCGATGTGGTGCAAACCAGCATTGGCAAAGACAGTGTAGTAATGAGTGATGAAATAAAACTGGCCATGAAACAACTGAGGCAATACATGTTTGATCATGTGTACATAGGCTCTGAAGCCAAACGGGAAGAGGCAAAGGCTAAACAGGTGGTTCAGTATCTGTATAACTATTTCTGCCGGCATCCCATGCATTTACCCCGTGAATTTAAACAATATGACGATGAAACAAAGCAAAATGTGGTGGATTATATAGCCGGTATGACAGACCGCTATGCCATTCGCGTATATCAAAAGATATTTTTACCAAGCCCCTGGGTAGACAAAGAAGAAATGTTTAACTTATTCTAA
- the dnaG gene encoding DNA primase has translation MGYIPEEVVEEVLQKTDILQVISEHIKLTKRGKYYFGRCPFHQEDTPSFSVTPEKQIFYCFGCNTGGNVFKFVALSEGLTYAEAIRKMADRAGVNIPEQKPKNSREQQQRQRAYKIIAAAVDFYRFQLQQPQGRKALNYLKKRGLTDQVIETFQIGYAPDHWSSLIDFLTSKGCREKELVELGLAIKSQQGTKYFDRFRNRVVFPIQDAAGRAVGFGGRALDDSKPKYLNTPETSYFNKRHIVYGLHLSRPAIIEKGFAVVMEGYLDVVTAHQYGIKNAVASLGTALTGEQVNLMKRYTDELLVCYDADAAGLQATLRSLDLIQQEGCRVKVISIPQGKDPDEYIRDKGVEGWHNLINSAYNLIEYKLKASVAKGTPVSVAEKMSVLEEVLPNLAAIKNPVEQEENMKLAASNLNVSWEAIKGELKRFIAKQGKKWSNTDKFTKRKHNIKPMDNSDHGAKSARQKAEYTVLGLILSDYNLFSIAKDKLSINDLQDDQLRKIYALLTNGDDTYINEPAKMMHQLEEREQRLLGRLLIEEIPGENPVEILHDCINTLKNVSSKQRYHEVLNQLKDAEQVGDQQRINTLLQELQQLHQTMNSDLP, from the coding sequence GTGGGTTATATTCCTGAAGAAGTGGTAGAAGAGGTTTTACAAAAGACCGATATTTTACAAGTGATATCCGAACATATTAAATTAACAAAGCGCGGCAAATACTATTTTGGTCGCTGCCCTTTTCATCAAGAAGACACGCCGTCCTTTTCAGTAACTCCAGAAAAGCAAATTTTTTACTGTTTTGGTTGTAATACCGGGGGTAATGTATTTAAATTTGTGGCTTTAAGCGAAGGTTTAACTTATGCGGAAGCAATTCGCAAGATGGCTGACCGGGCAGGGGTTAATATTCCTGAACAAAAGCCGAAAAATTCCCGTGAACAACAGCAAAGACAGCGGGCCTACAAAATAATAGCAGCGGCGGTTGATTTTTACCGCTTTCAGCTACAACAACCACAGGGCCGAAAGGCTTTAAATTATCTAAAAAAACGCGGCTTAACCGATCAAGTGATAGAAACATTTCAAATAGGCTATGCACCCGACCATTGGAGCAGTTTAATAGATTTTTTAACATCAAAAGGGTGCAGGGAAAAAGAGTTGGTTGAGCTTGGTTTAGCCATAAAAAGTCAACAGGGAACAAAATACTTTGACAGGTTTAGAAACCGAGTGGTCTTCCCTATACAGGATGCTGCAGGCAGGGCAGTGGGTTTTGGGGGCAGGGCCCTGGACGACAGCAAGCCTAAATACCTAAACACGCCGGAAACATCCTATTTTAATAAGCGCCATATTGTTTACGGCCTACACCTGTCTCGTCCGGCAATTATAGAAAAGGGTTTTGCGGTGGTAATGGAAGGATACCTGGATGTGGTCACCGCCCACCAATATGGTATCAAAAACGCTGTGGCATCACTGGGCACAGCGCTGACCGGCGAGCAGGTAAACCTAATGAAGAGGTATACCGATGAACTGCTTGTCTGCTATGACGCTGATGCAGCCGGACTGCAAGCCACATTACGAAGCCTGGATTTAATTCAACAAGAGGGCTGCCGGGTAAAGGTAATTAGTATTCCCCAGGGAAAGGACCCTGATGAGTATATAAGGGATAAAGGTGTAGAAGGATGGCACAACTTAATAAATTCTGCGTACAATTTAATTGAATACAAATTGAAAGCATCTGTTGCTAAGGGTACTCCGGTATCTGTTGCAGAAAAAATGTCAGTATTGGAAGAGGTTCTTCCTAACCTGGCCGCCATAAAAAATCCTGTGGAGCAAGAAGAGAACATGAAGCTGGCCGCTTCCAATTTAAACGTAAGCTGGGAGGCAATAAAGGGTGAATTAAAGAGATTTATTGCAAAACAGGGAAAAAAGTGGTCAAATACGGATAAATTTACTAAAAGGAAACATAATATAAAGCCAATGGATAATTCTGACCATGGTGCGAAAAGTGCCCGGCAAAAAGCCGAGTACACCGTTCTTGGCTTAATATTATCAGATTACAATCTTTTTTCAATAGCTAAGGATAAATTATCTATAAATGATTTACAAGACGATCAATTAAGGAAGATATATGCTCTGTTAACAAACGGAGATGACACTTATATTAATGAGCCTGCCAAAATGATGCACCAGTTGGAAGAGCGGGAGCAAAGGCTGTTGGGTAGATTGTTGATTGAGGAAATACCCGGGGAAAATCCGGTTGAAATATTGCATGACTGTATCAACACCTTAAAAAACGTATCCAGTAAGCAGCGATATCACGAAGTTCTAAACCAATTAAAAGATGCTGAACAGGTTGGAGACCAACAACGCATTAACACGTTGTTGCAGGAGTTGCAGCAACTCCATCAAACAATGAATTCAGATTTGCCCTAG